The sequence below is a genomic window from Sulfuracidifex metallicus DSM 6482 = JCM 9184.
AATTACCCACTTGATTTTCTCCAACGTATCCTGTGTTTGAACCAAAAGGTGGAAAATGCGATATCACATAAGGGGTAGAGAAGTCTGAAGAAATTATATAGAACTTGTCTCTTATTATTGCGTTCTTCCTCTCTAGTATTTTCAAAGTATCAACTCCGTCCATTTCTCCAAGTATACCTCTAAAGTCTCTAATCAGCTGAGGACATTCTATGTCTCCTAAACCTATTATAAATTCTGATTCGATTTTATTTACCTGCTCTATTACATCCCTTTGGCAAGGGAAGCCAGATACCAGAGCTAATCTTATTTCTGTACCACCTCTCTAAATCATAAAGAGCGATTGAAGAAGCTATTATATCTGCTGTAGAACCAGGATTAAAACCTGCATCTGTCATATATCGATCTAAATTTTCTATGTCTCCACAAGTAGGGCAGTCGGCAATTTTGGAGGCCATTTTAGATATCTTTAATGATACATACGCCCCATATTTCTTCATGATAAGGGTATCAGGTTGATAGGAGAGTATCTTTAAGAATGCTCTTCTAACGTTTTGCTCAAAAGTTTCACATTTTTTCTCTATAAGATAACTATATCCAATAAACGTTAAGTAGTAACCGTTAACCATGTTCCTTGCAATCTCGTCAAAATCTGACGAAAAAACTAGTATATCGTACAATGAAATATTATTAGCTATTTTTTCTATATCCATCTCTCCATCTATTTTGCCCTTGTATGAAGGATTCATATAACGCAAAGCTCTGATGAATTCCTTACCTTCATTCACGTCAAGGGTCATAATAAATTGGGATAACTTGCTTCTCATTTCACTAATATCTGAAACTTGAGTAGACACGAAAGCTATAGGAAGCAAGAGTAAAGCTGATCCGAAAAGAGCAAACTCGCCCCCTAATGCGTTTCTAAATTTCTCTGGTCTTAAGAGCGAGAAAATAGGCTTATTCTTACCTAAATATCCCATCATGCAAACCTTCTTGTAAGTCTGACTAAGGTAAGATGCGCTTTCCTGTAGCTCGAGATAACTCACTGTCTTTATATCCTTTTTTCTAGAGGCGTTTCCGGGCTTGTTTATGTATGCCTCTTTCAATGAGGAGCTAGATAGAATTAGTGATATCTCGTCACACAAATCTTCTAATGTTTCCTCTAAACTTGCGGTCACCTATTATCACCATGTTCCTGTTCTCACATTTGATGAGAACTCCGTCTACCCTCATTTTTCCTCCTTTGAACAAGAGAGATGAGTATATCCCTTCGTATGAAATGATTTCGTCAATTTTCCCTTCCTCTATGTTTCCGCTTACTTTAACTCGAGCAGGATAAAAGAGTGCCTCCACTTGACCTTCCTCTACATAAAGGGAAACATCATTAACTGGATAGAAGCTTTCACACAGCTCATTACACAGCTTGTAAGAAGAGATGTCTACAAAGTTTATAGATACTTTCACACCGTTTAAAATGCCCCGTCTTTTTCTATCATAAAGATACAAGACTTGATCTACGGGCAATTCGTAGTTGCGTGAGGTTTCTTCTATCCATTCGTTGTCTGTCCCTAATTCATTCAATTGATAATAAACGTCCAAAGATCTATCCTTACCATATATTATCAAATCAACGTCAGATTTAGAATGATATGTCCCAGCTAAGATTGAACCTCCCACACCTACCCCTTTTGTGCCTATTTTATCTACTATGGATAAAACTACGTTTGTTAGGTCTTCGTCCACCTTTCCTTTCATTACTTTATCCAAACCGTCTTCAGGAGTTAGATGCAAACCTATTTGAGACGTATAAACGACAGGAAAGCTTGCGTCCAGACAAGGCTGGTACATGAAGTTTTGAGGGTTTTTAACCAAATTATGTACTCCGTAATTCTTTAAAACTCTATTATAGCCCCTCCATAGTCCTTTGCCGTCTCTCTTGTACTTAAGCATAGCGAAAACAAACCCAAAATTCCTCGTGTCGTAATTAGTAATAACGTGAAATATGTTCTCTCTTTCCTTGTCGAATATCAGATCTTTGTCCAAGAAATTACTTCGTCCCATCTCTTCATCTTCAAAAATGAAATAGGTGAACCGCTGCTCTTAAGCATTTCAGCCTTATCTCGATAAGCGCCTCCACACAGCGACGATGCTATCATGGCTGACCCTACAGAAGACTCCTTGAAGGGAAGATCAATTTTCTCTCCTACTTTCAATTCTTCCTTTGCAGGACCAGAAACTATTATTTTGGCACCATATTTACTTGAGAGAGATTGAGATAGAATCTCTATAATTTCCAACGCTCTCTCTTTATTTGAACCAAAGTATATCATGTCCTTAGTTATTTTTATTCCAGCTTTATTAAATAAGTAAGCGACTTCTCCATCAAGAGAGCCGATTGATTTAATCCCTGGAATGACGGAACCACCAAAACCATCTATGATCCTTTGATCTTTAACTATAACTATTGATGAAAAATGTCTTCCCATCTCCACTAAAATGAAATTACTTAAGTTAAAATATGAAACATAAAAGAACGCTGAGGCTACCTTTTCAGCGGTTCCCATATCAATCCAGATTTTCCTAAAAGAGGGCACAGAATCTAGCTCCACAACAGAGGGTATAGTAAAAGCTCTAGAGGATGACCTTATGAACCTAAAAGCCCTAAGCATAGAGTG
It includes:
- a CDS encoding triphosphoribosyl-dephospho-CoA synthase — its product is MTASLEETLEDLCDEISLILSSSSLKEAYINKPGNASRKKDIKTVSYLELQESASYLSQTYKKVCMMGYLGKNKPIFSLLRPEKFRNALGGEFALFGSALLLLPIAFVSTQVSDISEMRSKLSQFIMTLDVNEGKEFIRALRYMNPSYKGKIDGEMDIEKIANNISLYDILVFSSDFDEIARNMVNGYYLTFIGYSYLIEKKCETFEQNVRRAFLKILSYQPDTLIMKKYGAYVSLKISKMASKIADCPTCGDIENLDRYMTDAGFNPGSTADIIASSIALYDLERWYRNKISSGIWLPLPKGCNRAGK
- a CDS encoding nucleotidyltransferase domain-containing protein, which gives rise to MGRSNFLDKDLIFDKERENIFHVITNYDTRNFGFVFAMLKYKRDGKGLWRGYNRVLKNYGVHNLVKNPQNFMYQPCLDASFPVVYTSQIGLHLTPEDGLDKVMKGKVDEDLTNVVLSIVDKIGTKGVGVGGSILAGTYHSKSDVDLIIYGKDRSLDVYYQLNELGTDNEWIEETSRNYELPVDQVLYLYDRKRRGILNGVKVSINFVDISSYKLCNELCESFYPVNDVSLYVEEGQVEALFYPARVKVSGNIEEGKIDEIISYEGIYSSLLFKGGKMRVDGVLIKCENRNMVIIGDRKFRGNIRRFV
- a CDS encoding DUF1464 family protein → MIFAGVDPGSESYAISLINEIGSLVRYYEIPTMVLPHESIKLVKEILDYNPICIALPSGHGLPFTSIDEIGDREIFLMTLADPNIDGPLHSMLRAFRFIRSSSRAFTIPSVVELDSVPSFRKIWIDMGTAEKVASAFFYVSYFNLSNFILVEMGRHFSSIVIVKDQRIIDGFGGSVIPGIKSIGSLDGEVAYLFNKAGIKITKDMIYFGSNKERALEIIEILSQSLSSKYGAKIIVSGPAKEELKVGEKIDLPFKESSVGSAMIASSLCGGAYRDKAEMLKSSGSPISFLKMKRWDEVISWTKI